In one Winogradskyella sp. MH6 genomic region, the following are encoded:
- a CDS encoding hydroxymethylglutaryl-CoA lyase, which yields MNTAVKLIECPRDAMQGIKDFIPTENKVQYIQSLLRVGFDTIDFGSFVSPKAIPQMVDTAEVLAQLDLSKTKSKLLAIIANTRGANDASIHSEIDYLGFPFSISENFQMRNTHKTIAQSVVTLQEILEIADKSKKEVVVYISMGFGNPYGDPWNVDIVGEWTERLAKMGVKILSLSDTIGSSNPENINYLFSNLIPKYPEIEFGAHLHTTPTTWFEKIDAAYKAGCRRFDGAIQGFGGCPMAKDDLTGNMPTEKMLSYFTQQKAHDLNAMSFESAYNEATKIFSKYH from the coding sequence ATGAATACAGCGGTAAAACTCATCGAATGTCCTAGAGATGCCATGCAAGGCATCAAAGATTTTATTCCTACTGAAAATAAAGTACAGTACATTCAATCTTTGTTAAGGGTTGGTTTTGATACTATTGATTTTGGAAGTTTTGTATCACCAAAAGCTATTCCGCAAATGGTAGATACAGCTGAAGTTTTAGCGCAGTTAGATTTATCTAAAACCAAGAGCAAATTACTGGCAATAATAGCCAATACAAGAGGTGCCAATGATGCTTCAATACATTCTGAAATTGATTATTTAGGATTTCCATTTTCTATTTCAGAAAACTTTCAGATGCGTAATACGCACAAAACGATTGCACAATCTGTAGTAACACTTCAAGAAATATTAGAAATTGCAGATAAAAGTAAAAAGGAAGTTGTTGTGTATATTTCCATGGGATTTGGTAATCCTTATGGTGACCCTTGGAATGTAGACATAGTAGGAGAGTGGACAGAACGCTTAGCAAAAATGGGAGTAAAAATTTTATCGCTAAGTGATACAATAGGAAGCTCTAATCCTGAGAATATTAATTATTTGTTTTCTAATCTTATTCCCAAATATCCCGAAATAGAGTTTGGTGCACACTTACACACTACACCAACCACTTGGTTCGAAAAAATTGATGCCGCATACAAGGCTGGTTGCCGTCGTTTTGATGGTGCTATTCAAGGTTTTGGTGGTTGCCCAATGGCCAAGGATGATCTTACTGGTAATATGCCAACCGAAAAAATGCTGTCTTACTTTACACAACAAAAAGCTCACGACCTAAATGCCATGAGCTTTGAGAGCGCTTACAACGAAGCGACTAAGATATTTTCAAAATACCATTAA
- a CDS encoding DUF6607 family protein, whose protein sequence is MRQILAFSLAFLFVTLSVNAQNKKKKDQAAIKEMCGCFEVTFNFAETFSFSEDSLYKPSKTKIDKGLEWAQLVVDEDDKISIQHLLQVGRPDQPHIVKHWRQDWLFENKDFYVYNGDNEWLFEEKAGEDVEGQWTQKVYQVDDSPRYEGSATWVHVDGKSYWENTTTAPLPRREYTKRSDYNVTLRGNRHEITKYGWLHDQDNAKVIRENGQEDVVLAHEKGYNTYVKVDDSRCQAAQDWWKANFDKWATIRAKWDEVYSRDKDLVLEEKVDNKVLYKHLFDEEMTAEKDIDTTIESFVKK, encoded by the coding sequence ATGAGACAAATTTTAGCTTTTTCATTAGCATTTTTATTCGTTACGCTTTCAGTAAATGCACAAAACAAAAAAAAGAAAGACCAAGCAGCCATTAAGGAAATGTGTGGTTGTTTTGAAGTCACTTTTAACTTCGCCGAAACTTTTTCATTTAGTGAAGATTCGCTTTACAAACCTTCTAAAACCAAGATTGATAAAGGTTTAGAGTGGGCACAATTGGTAGTAGATGAGGACGATAAAATTTCAATTCAGCATTTATTACAAGTAGGAAGACCAGATCAACCACATATTGTTAAGCACTGGAGACAAGATTGGTTATTTGAAAACAAGGATTTTTATGTGTACAACGGAGATAATGAATGGTTGTTCGAAGAAAAAGCAGGCGAAGATGTTGAAGGTCAGTGGACTCAAAAAGTGTATCAGGTAGACGATAGCCCACGTTACGAAGGTTCTGCAACTTGGGTACACGTAGATGGTAAAAGCTATTGGGAAAATACAACAACTGCACCATTACCAAGACGCGAGTACACTAAGCGTAGTGACTATAATGTTACTTTAAGAGGAAATCGTCACGAGATAACCAAATATGGTTGGTTACACGATCAGGATAATGCTAAAGTCATTAGAGAAAATGGACAAGAAGATGTAGTTTTGGCGCACGAAAAAGGTTACAATACTTATGTAAAAGTAGATGATAGCCGTTGCCAGGCAGCACAAGATTGGTGGAAAGCTAATTTTGATAAATGGGCTACTATTAGAGCTAAATGGGATGAGGTTTACTCAAGAGATAAAGATTTAGTATTAGAAGAAAAGGTAGATAACAAAGTTCTTTATAAGCATTTATTTGATGAAGAAATGACTGCAGAGAAAGATATTGATACTACTATAGAATCATTTGTTAAGAAATAA
- a CDS encoding ankyrin repeat domain-containing protein, translating into MNTLKKITVTCAIMFGSLLFAQNNVFLNRDFWGTKPNVEMIEAKIKAGNNPSEANRNNFDGVVYAILQDAPTKSIIYLMSQKGNDVNKLTHDGRTYIFWAAYKGNTEIIKHLLDNGARTDLTDDKGNTIITFAAGSGQQNTAVYDLIIAADKNQVSKTNPDGANALLLVAPYDSDLEVVTYFESKGLSIKSTDADGNGIFNYVARTGNTDLMNKLIKKGLKGTDQAFIFAAYGTRGKANTIDTYEYLVGAGLNPNVANKEGVTPLHVLAARSKDIKVITYLIKKGLDVNAKDSEGNTPFTNAASRNNLSIVELLFQDVTDVNQGNNKGATALALAVKYNNADVVGFLANNKANFKFKDKEGNNLVYYLFEGYSPRNEEQFFKKLELLKEKWVDITATQENGNTLYHLATEKQSLKLLELAAKEDIDINAKNNDGNTALHLAAMKAKDADILKFLIAQGADTKATTDFEESAYDLASENELLKKNNVGIDFLK; encoded by the coding sequence ATGAATACATTAAAAAAAATCACAGTGACTTGCGCAATAATGTTCGGGTCGCTTTTATTTGCACAAAACAACGTGTTTTTAAATCGCGATTTTTGGGGTACAAAACCCAATGTCGAAATGATTGAAGCTAAGATTAAAGCAGGCAATAATCCATCTGAAGCTAATAGAAATAATTTTGATGGAGTAGTATATGCCATTCTTCAAGATGCACCAACAAAGAGTATTATTTATTTAATGTCGCAAAAAGGGAATGATGTTAATAAATTAACTCATGACGGGAGAACTTACATTTTCTGGGCGGCTTACAAAGGCAATACAGAAATTATAAAGCATTTACTAGATAATGGTGCTAGAACAGATTTAACAGACGACAAAGGCAATACCATAATAACTTTTGCTGCTGGTTCTGGTCAACAAAATACCGCAGTGTACGATTTAATTATTGCAGCAGACAAGAATCAAGTTTCAAAAACCAACCCAGATGGTGCTAATGCTTTGTTATTAGTAGCTCCTTATGATTCAGATTTAGAAGTTGTAACATATTTTGAATCTAAAGGTTTAAGTATCAAAAGTACTGATGCTGATGGTAATGGAATATTCAATTACGTAGCACGTACAGGCAATACCGATTTAATGAATAAACTTATTAAAAAGGGATTGAAAGGAACAGATCAAGCTTTTATTTTTGCAGCTTATGGTACTCGTGGAAAAGCAAATACAATTGATACTTACGAATATTTAGTTGGTGCAGGACTAAATCCAAATGTAGCAAATAAAGAAGGTGTTACACCTTTACATGTTTTAGCAGCAAGAAGTAAGGATATAAAAGTTATTACCTATTTAATCAAAAAGGGATTAGATGTTAATGCTAAAGATTCAGAAGGCAACACACCATTTACAAATGCAGCTTCAAGAAATAATCTTTCTATTGTTGAGCTTTTATTCCAGGACGTTACAGATGTAAATCAAGGCAACAATAAAGGAGCAACTGCTTTAGCATTGGCTGTTAAGTATAATAATGCAGATGTTGTTGGGTTCCTAGCTAATAATAAGGCAAATTTCAAATTTAAAGATAAGGAAGGGAACAATTTAGTTTACTATTTATTTGAAGGTTACTCACCAAGAAATGAAGAGCAATTTTTTAAGAAGCTAGAGTTGTTAAAGGAAAAATGGGTAGATATAACCGCAACTCAAGAAAATGGAAACACTTTATATCATTTAGCTACAGAAAAGCAGAGTTTAAAATTATTAGAATTGGCAGCTAAGGAGGATATCGATATCAACGCTAAAAACAATGATGGTAATACGGCTTTGCACTTAGCTGCGATGAAAGCAAAAGATGCTGATATTTTAAAGTTTTTAATAGCCCAAGGCGCAGATACTAAAGCAACAACAGATTTTGAAGAATCAGCTTACGATTTAGCTTCAGAAAACGAATTATTGAAAAAGAACAACGTAGGAATAGACTTTTTAAAGTAA
- a CDS encoding HmuY family protein: MRTLKSIQLLALLALCIGFTACSSDDDNGSNNVLDIETETVTNLYAPQEGGQGQPVSGDFTKFDFETGLITTSETEWDIAFRGTTIIVNGGVSAGTTDEPERTGIAAVYEVSGTMASVADVDTTLFTQDSAEGYAITTGSGNGWYTYAGPPTHLITPIAGKIFVFKTNEGKYAKVEFLSYYEDAPENPDAFADATPYYTFNYVFQPNEGVTTF, encoded by the coding sequence ATGAGAACACTTAAATCAATTCAACTTTTAGCATTATTAGCACTATGTATTGGATTTACTGCTTGTAGTAGTGATGATGATAATGGTTCTAACAACGTATTAGACATAGAAACAGAAACTGTTACTAATTTATATGCTCCGCAAGAAGGTGGACAAGGACAACCTGTATCTGGTGACTTTACAAAGTTCGATTTTGAAACAGGCTTAATAACAACAAGCGAAACTGAATGGGATATTGCTTTTAGAGGAACAACAATCATTGTTAATGGTGGTGTATCTGCTGGTACAACTGACGAACCTGAAAGAACAGGAATAGCAGCAGTTTATGAAGTTTCTGGCACTATGGCTTCGGTAGCAGATGTTGATACAACTTTATTCACTCAAGATTCTGCTGAAGGCTACGCTATTACAACTGGTAGTGGAAATGGATGGTATACGTATGCTGGTCCTCCAACACACTTAATTACACCAATCGCAGGTAAGATTTTTGTATTTAAAACAAATGAAGGAAAGTATGCAAAAGTAGAATTTTTAAGCTACTACGAAGATGCTCCTGAAAACCCAGATGCTTTTGCTGATGCTACACCTTATTACACATTTAACTATGTATTTCAACCTAACGAAGGCGTAACAACGTTCTAG
- a CDS encoding PepSY domain-containing protein → MTISIWRYSHFALAISSSIFILLATVTGIVLAFEPISNQLKPYAITNADDIKLSEVITVLQDEYDEIVSVEVDNNNFVKASVFTFEGDSETFYLDPNTGKKLGELEKKAPIFEFATNLHRSLFLKSTGRFLVGLFSFLLLLIAITGIQLIVKRQGGLKKFFSKVVKENFEQYYHVVLGRWFLIPIVIITLTGVYLSLEKFDVLPASKVEHIETTEQQSKEKQELSKFKVFNETSLDELVTLDFPFSDDEEDYFILQTTSGEYYINQYTGNVLSEAKKPLVSQLSYWSLILHTGQGTIIWAVMLLLACFAILFFMYSGFAMSFKRLAKGSKVKNKFTKDTAEYIILIGSETGHTNKFAHQFYNALVEAGNTVYFSTLNQYDSYKEAKHIIIFTSTYGEGEAPRTAKNFEKLLPAIQQPNIIKFSIVGFGSLMYPDYCKYAIDVNEWLHNSSNFEANLPVFKINNQSFEAFKNWAIQWNEATNQDLKVVLNKPLVNRKKLKNFKIISNSGLNIDDTFLIELKPEKKLKFQSGDIVSFYPEEDNIERQYSVAKVDDSILLSVKKHEFGKCSTLLCQLTVGDIIKGKVIRNLDFHFPSYAKEVVMIANGTGIAPFLGMLNETNKDIKTHLFWGGRTKASLQLYTSHIENATQKGYLDNFNVAYSQEHETKVYVQDSIKMNETLISNALKNDGVIMICGSIAMQNRVLEVLNSITTTTLNEPLSTFENNEQILMDCY, encoded by the coding sequence ATGACAATTTCAATATGGAGATATAGTCACTTTGCACTGGCTATATCTTCTTCTATTTTTATACTTCTAGCAACCGTCACAGGTATTGTTTTAGCGTTTGAACCCATTTCAAATCAGCTAAAGCCTTATGCTATAACCAATGCAGATGACATTAAATTGTCTGAGGTTATTACGGTTTTACAAGATGAATATGATGAAATTGTTAGTGTTGAGGTAGACAACAACAACTTTGTAAAAGCCTCTGTTTTTACGTTCGAAGGTGATAGCGAAACCTTTTATTTAGATCCAAATACAGGAAAGAAGCTCGGAGAATTAGAGAAAAAAGCACCAATTTTTGAGTTTGCAACAAACCTGCATCGCTCATTATTTTTAAAATCTACAGGTCGGTTTTTAGTTGGCTTATTTTCATTTTTATTACTGCTTATTGCCATTACTGGAATTCAGCTTATAGTAAAACGACAAGGCGGTTTAAAGAAGTTTTTTAGTAAAGTTGTAAAAGAAAATTTCGAGCAATATTATCACGTGGTTTTAGGACGTTGGTTCTTAATTCCTATAGTTATCATTACACTCACAGGTGTTTATTTATCCTTAGAGAAGTTTGATGTGTTGCCTGCCAGTAAGGTAGAGCATATTGAAACTACCGAACAACAATCTAAGGAAAAACAAGAATTATCTAAATTCAAAGTATTTAATGAGACCAGTTTAGATGAGCTTGTAACACTCGATTTTCCATTTTCTGACGATGAAGAAGATTACTTTATACTGCAAACAACATCTGGTGAATATTACATTAATCAATACACAGGTAACGTTCTCAGCGAAGCTAAGAAACCGTTGGTAAGCCAATTATCCTATTGGAGTTTAATTTTGCACACAGGACAAGGCACCATCATTTGGGCAGTGATGTTGTTACTGGCTTGTTTTGCGATTCTGTTTTTTATGTATTCAGGTTTTGCAATGAGTTTTAAACGTTTAGCTAAAGGGTCTAAGGTGAAGAATAAATTCACAAAAGACACTGCAGAATATATCATTCTTATTGGGTCCGAAACTGGGCATACCAACAAGTTTGCGCATCAGTTTTACAATGCTTTGGTAGAAGCTGGTAACACGGTTTATTTTTCAACTTTAAATCAATATGATAGTTATAAAGAGGCAAAGCACATCATCATATTTACGTCAACTTATGGTGAAGGTGAAGCGCCTCGAACTGCCAAGAATTTTGAAAAATTGTTACCTGCGATTCAACAACCCAATATCATAAAATTTTCGATAGTTGGTTTTGGATCTTTAATGTATCCAGACTATTGCAAATACGCGATAGATGTTAATGAATGGTTGCATAATAGTTCAAATTTTGAAGCGAATTTACCTGTATTCAAAATAAATAATCAATCTTTTGAAGCCTTTAAAAATTGGGCAATTCAGTGGAATGAAGCTACAAACCAAGATTTGAAAGTGGTATTAAACAAACCATTGGTCAACCGTAAAAAACTGAAGAATTTTAAGATAATATCAAATTCTGGTCTTAACATAGATGATACCTTTTTAATCGAATTAAAACCAGAAAAAAAATTAAAATTTCAGTCAGGAGATATTGTGTCTTTCTATCCTGAAGAAGATAATATTGAACGTCAATATTCAGTTGCCAAAGTTGATGATAGCATTTTGTTGAGTGTAAAAAAGCACGAGTTTGGTAAATGTTCAACATTACTATGTCAGTTAACGGTTGGTGATATAATTAAAGGGAAAGTCATCAGGAATTTAGATTTTCATTTTCCGAGCTATGCAAAAGAAGTGGTAATGATCGCCAATGGTACCGGAATTGCGCCTTTTCTCGGAATGCTTAACGAAACCAATAAAGACATAAAAACACATCTGTTTTGGGGAGGGCGAACCAAAGCATCGCTTCAATTGTATACTTCTCACATAGAAAACGCAACTCAAAAAGGCTATTTAGATAATTTTAATGTTGCCTATTCGCAAGAACATGAAACTAAGGTGTACGTTCAAGATAGTATTAAAATGAACGAAACCCTTATTTCTAATGCGCTTAAAAACGATGGAGTCATAATGATTTGTGGTTCTATAGCTATGCAAAATCGTGTATTAGAAGTTTTGAATAGCATAACTACAACAACCTTAAACGAGCCATTGAGTACGTTTGAGAACAACGAGCAAATCTTAATGGATTGTTATTAG
- a CDS encoding TonB-dependent receptor plug domain-containing protein produces the protein MSLNKNNIYIYFLIFFASFSYSQEIRSVEKDSSKTEKLEEVIVTATRTVRQLSSLPLPAQIISKKDIKRSNSIRLNDILNEQTGLVTIPDFGGGEGIQLQGLDSQYTLILVDGVPLVGRSAGTLDISRVTVGNIKQIEVVKGASSSLYGNDALGGVINIITEQPKYGFKGNINYRTGAFNTNDIGATIGYKKEKIGASLFINSYSSDGYDLNENDDLNTVEPFSNYTLNSKLTYDFTNNTDLFVSGRFYTQNQDYVASSTLSGESSINEWNVHTKLSHKYSEKWSSYFEFYTTRYKADEYLNNEDGSRYSDGFYNQLLVRPEIRATYSPKDQNTFIGGIGFNHETLDRTDFTSNPIFNSPYAYLQYDGNFTERLNVIVGARFDSHNKYKSQFSPKAAARYKINDKIAVKGSVGYGYKAPDFRQLYFDFTNATVGYTVLGYNAVSTVIPELQEQGEIANIVVPLSEFEEDLSPENSISINLGVDFKLSSQFNFNINAFRNTIDDLIDTRVIANKTNGQNVFSYYNINEVYTQGLEFNSTWKPNHKIKISGGYQLLFAKDKEAERAFENGEVYARETPSSPSFQLKKEDYFGLYNRSRHMANLKVFYAFTKLKLDANVRGTYRSKYGLFDTNGNNYLDNYDDFVDGYTVIDFAINKRFFNDYMLGFGVDNLFNFTDTQNISNIAGRIIYGKLNIQF, from the coding sequence ATGAGTCTAAATAAAAATAATATCTACATTTATTTTTTAATTTTTTTCGCTTCTTTTTCTTACAGTCAAGAAATCAGGTCTGTAGAAAAAGATTCCTCTAAAACCGAGAAATTAGAAGAAGTTATTGTTACCGCAACAAGAACCGTTAGACAGCTTTCTTCTTTACCCTTACCTGCTCAAATCATTTCAAAAAAAGACATTAAGAGAAGTAACTCAATACGACTTAACGATATACTAAATGAACAAACAGGATTAGTAACAATACCAGATTTTGGTGGTGGTGAAGGCATACAGTTACAAGGTTTAGACTCGCAATACACGTTAATACTAGTTGATGGTGTGCCTCTCGTAGGTCGTTCTGCTGGTACCTTAGACATAAGTAGAGTAACCGTTGGAAACATAAAGCAGATAGAAGTTGTAAAAGGTGCTTCTTCTAGTCTTTATGGTAATGATGCTCTAGGTGGTGTTATTAATATTATTACCGAACAGCCTAAATATGGATTTAAGGGCAATATTAACTATAGAACTGGTGCCTTTAACACCAATGATATTGGTGCCACAATTGGCTACAAAAAAGAAAAAATAGGTGCAAGCTTATTCATTAATAGCTATAGCAGTGATGGTTATGATTTAAATGAAAATGACGATTTAAATACAGTTGAGCCTTTTAGCAACTACACCTTAAATTCTAAATTAACTTACGATTTCACAAACAACACTGACTTATTTGTTTCAGGACGTTTTTACACACAAAATCAAGATTACGTAGCCTCTTCAACTCTAAGCGGAGAAAGTTCTATCAACGAATGGAACGTGCATACAAAACTAAGCCACAAATACAGTGAAAAATGGAGTAGTTATTTTGAATTTTACACAACACGATACAAGGCAGATGAATATTTAAATAATGAAGATGGAAGCAGATACAGTGATGGTTTCTATAATCAATTATTGGTAAGGCCAGAAATAAGAGCTACTTATTCACCAAAAGACCAAAATACATTTATTGGAGGTATTGGTTTTAATCATGAAACCTTAGATAGAACAGATTTTACCTCAAATCCAATCTTTAATTCCCCTTATGCTTACCTGCAATATGATGGAAACTTTACAGAACGTTTAAATGTAATTGTTGGCGCACGATTTGACAGCCATAACAAATACAAATCCCAATTCAGCCCTAAAGCTGCGGCTCGATATAAAATAAACGACAAAATTGCCGTAAAAGGTTCTGTAGGTTATGGTTATAAAGCACCAGATTTTAGACAATTATACTTTGATTTTACTAATGCGACCGTAGGTTATACTGTTTTGGGTTATAATGCTGTTTCAACGGTAATTCCAGAATTACAAGAACAAGGTGAAATTGCCAATATTGTAGTACCACTTTCAGAATTTGAAGAAGATCTCAGCCCAGAGAATTCCATAAGTATCAATTTAGGAGTGGATTTTAAATTGTCCTCTCAGTTCAACTTTAACATTAATGCTTTTAGAAATACTATTGACGATTTAATTGACACCAGAGTCATTGCCAATAAAACCAACGGACAAAATGTGTTTAGTTACTACAACATTAACGAAGTCTATACACAAGGTCTGGAATTTAATTCTACATGGAAACCAAACCATAAAATAAAAATATCTGGTGGCTATCAACTACTATTTGCAAAAGACAAAGAAGCAGAAAGAGCCTTTGAAAATGGAGAAGTATATGCAAGAGAAACTCCAAGTTCTCCTTCGTTTCAGCTAAAAAAAGAAGATTACTTCGGACTGTATAACCGCTCTAGACATATGGCTAACTTAAAAGTGTTTTATGCTTTCACAAAACTAAAGTTAGATGCTAATGTTAGAGGAACTTACCGAAGCAAATATGGTCTGTTTGACACCAACGGAAATAATTACTTAGATAACTATGATGACTTTGTAGATGGGTACACAGTTATAGATTTTGCTATAAACAAGAGATTTTTTAATGACTATATGCTTGGGTTTGGAGTAGATAACCTTTTCAATTTTACAGATACGCAAAACATCAGCAATATTGCTGGTCGCATTATATACGGAAAACTAAATATTCAATTTTAA
- a CDS encoding DUF2271 domain-containing protein — MKNFKILAVLFITIIGLMSFTSIIESTKYKCMIQMTNYTGEGAYIVISLINPDGEYEETLHVKGEDDEWYNTVEEWWDFYGKKRNDIDAITGATMSGGERSISVIEIADEKLDKGYKLRFETAVEDQEYYTSDVEVELTTTNVKGKFDGTGFIRYIRLMPQ; from the coding sequence ATGAAGAATTTTAAAATACTAGCAGTACTATTTATAACCATTATTGGATTAATGTCCTTCACTTCAATTATAGAATCTACCAAATATAAGTGTATGATTCAGATGACTAATTACACAGGCGAAGGAGCATACATTGTTATCTCATTAATCAATCCGGATGGTGAATACGAAGAAACATTGCACGTTAAAGGAGAAGATGATGAATGGTACAACACCGTTGAAGAATGGTGGGATTTTTACGGAAAAAAGCGTAATGATATTGATGCCATAACGGGAGCAACTATGAGTGGTGGAGAGCGCTCTATCAGTGTTATCGAAATCGCAGATGAAAAACTAGACAAAGGTTATAAATTACGTTTTGAAACTGCTGTAGAGGATCAGGAATATTACACATCAGATGTTGAGGTAGAATTAACTACGACAAATGTAAAAGGTAAGTTCGATGGTACCGGTTTTATTCGCTATATAAGGCTAATGCCTCAATAA
- a CDS encoding LysE family translocator, with protein MTETLISFALATSVLAISPGPDNIYVLVQSITNGKAYGLATVCGLITGCIVHTTLLAFGVSAIIKANEELFFGIKVLGALYLLYLAYKVFKSDSQLDFDSEAAPKKSLKALFVQGFFMNVLNPKVTIFFLAFFPGFLFSKTMSTIAQFYILGGIFMLVSFIIFSAIALLAGQIKSYTLKHRNSGVVFKWLQIVVFIGIAVFILV; from the coding sequence ATAACAGAAACACTTATATCATTTGCTTTAGCCACTTCCGTTTTGGCAATTTCGCCAGGACCAGATAATATTTATGTTTTAGTACAAAGCATTACTAATGGTAAAGCTTATGGTTTGGCAACGGTTTGTGGTTTAATAACAGGTTGTATAGTTCATACAACGCTATTGGCATTTGGTGTTTCGGCAATCATAAAGGCAAATGAAGAACTGTTTTTTGGGATAAAAGTACTAGGAGCTTTGTACCTTTTGTATTTAGCTTACAAAGTTTTTAAGTCAGATTCTCAATTAGATTTTGATTCAGAAGCAGCTCCAAAGAAAAGTCTAAAAGCGTTATTTGTTCAAGGGTTTTTTATGAATGTTTTAAATCCTAAAGTCACCATTTTCTTTTTGGCATTTTTCCCAGGATTTTTATTCAGTAAAACTATGAGTACAATTGCTCAATTCTATATTTTAGGTGGTATTTTTATGTTAGTGTCTTTTATTATTTTTTCGGCTATTGCATTGCTGGCTGGACAAATTAAATCTTATACCTTAAAACATAGAAACTCAGGAGTTGTGTTTAAATGGCTGCAAATAGTTGTCTTTATTGGTATAGCTGTATTTATTTTAGTATAA